The following coding sequences are from one Azospirillum humicireducens window:
- a CDS encoding GTPase: MRLKSFHAKTMSDAMRMVRQSLGDDAIIVATREEEGGGVRVTAAVEEDDLPPTPVSGTARGGRAKTPPKPVEPEIDVGEVVADALQRHGVPATLAEQLIDAASGLDTEDPRLALGSALDSYFTFNPLPDGRNPVKPLALVGPPGSGKTLVAAKLAARAVFRKCSVGVITTDTVRAGGVDQLAAFTRLMKLKLATVEDPDALAGAFEVHRRTDLVLVDTAGRNPFDADDMQDLRSLLGAGEVEPVLVLPAGLDALEAADMALAFKAVGVRRMLVTRLDMTRRLGSLLAIAARARLSFCDASVSSKVAEGLTALNPLALARLMIPAEEKAPAAKEAAPRRTARSADWDEEDDGQLGHEPDHAPMRKPTFGRGYEPEDDEPEIEPAPPPPPPRRATAAKPTKPATAKSATKAKASSSPSSRTLP, from the coding sequence ATGCGGCTGAAGTCCTTCCACGCCAAGACCATGTCCGACGCCATGCGGATGGTGCGCCAGTCGCTGGGCGACGACGCCATCATCGTCGCGACGCGCGAGGAGGAAGGCGGCGGCGTGCGCGTCACGGCGGCGGTGGAGGAGGACGACCTGCCGCCCACCCCGGTTTCCGGCACTGCGCGCGGCGGCCGGGCCAAGACCCCGCCCAAGCCGGTCGAACCAGAAATCGACGTGGGCGAGGTGGTGGCCGACGCCCTGCAGCGCCATGGCGTCCCCGCCACCCTGGCCGAACAGCTGATCGATGCCGCGTCGGGCCTCGACACCGAGGATCCGCGGCTGGCGCTGGGCTCGGCGCTCGATTCCTATTTCACCTTCAATCCGCTGCCGGACGGGCGCAACCCGGTGAAGCCGCTGGCGCTGGTCGGTCCGCCGGGATCGGGCAAGACGCTGGTCGCGGCCAAGCTGGCTGCCCGCGCCGTCTTCAGGAAATGCTCGGTCGGCGTGATCACCACCGACACGGTGCGCGCTGGCGGCGTCGACCAGTTGGCCGCCTTCACCCGGCTGATGAAGCTGAAGCTGGCGACGGTGGAGGATCCCGACGCGCTGGCCGGCGCTTTCGAGGTGCACCGCCGCACCGACCTCGTGCTGGTGGACACCGCCGGGCGCAACCCTTTCGACGCCGACGACATGCAGGATCTCCGCTCCCTGCTCGGCGCCGGGGAGGTGGAGCCGGTGCTGGTGCTGCCCGCCGGGCTGGACGCGCTGGAGGCCGCCGACATGGCGCTGGCCTTCAAGGCGGTCGGCGTGCGGCGGATGCTGGTCACCCGGCTGGACATGACCCGCCGGCTGGGCAGCCTGCTGGCGATCGCCGCCCGCGCCCGGCTGTCCTTCTGCGACGCCAGCGTATCGTCCAAGGTGGCGGAGGGGCTGACAGCCCTGAATCCACTGGCGCTCGCCCGCCTGATGATCCCGGCCGAGGAAAAGGCGCCCGCCGCCAAGGAGGCGGCACCGCGCCGCACCGCCCGCAGCGCGGACTGGGACGAGGAAGACGACGGGCAGCTGGGTCATGAGCCGGACCATGCGCCCATGCGCAAGCCGACCTTCGGGCGGGGCTATGAGCCGGAGGACGACGAGCCGGAGATCGAGCCGGCGCCGCCACCCCCGCCGCCACGCAGGGCCACCGCCGCCAAGCCAACGAAACCCGCAACCGCAAAATCCGCAACCAAGGCAAAAGCCTCCAGTTCCCCCTCGTCGAGGACCCTGCCATGA
- the mnhG gene encoding monovalent cation/H(+) antiporter subunit G produces the protein MTHLAEIPAWAAVLTCLLLLTGALLTLIGTVGLLRFDSFYQRVHAPTLGATLGIGCILLASMLFFSVLESRAIIHEILITALMVVTTPITLMLLARAALYRDRTEGSDEVPPPPSD, from the coding sequence ATGACCCATCTTGCCGAGATACCCGCCTGGGCGGCGGTCCTGACCTGCCTGCTGCTGCTGACCGGCGCCCTCCTGACGCTGATCGGGACGGTCGGGCTGCTGCGATTCGACAGTTTCTACCAGCGGGTCCACGCCCCGACGCTGGGCGCGACGCTGGGGATCGGCTGCATCCTGCTGGCCTCGATGCTGTTCTTCTCGGTCCTGGAGTCGCGGGCGATCATCCACGAGATTCTGATCACCGCCCTGATGGTGGTCACCACGCCGATCACCCTGATGCTGTTGGCCCGCGCCGCCCTCTACCGCGACCGCACGGAGGGAAGCGACGAGGTGCCGCCGCCGCCTTCGGACTGA
- the flhA gene encoding flagellar biosynthesis protein FlhA — protein sequence MALTEQNGGGSGGGGGGTGNMAAFGEMWAVAKSSLKRGDVAMAIGILIVVVGLIMPLPSVMLDMMLGLNITISILILMVVLFIEKPLELSSYPTILLITTLLRLSLNMASTRLILTQGHEGTAAAGHVIEAFANLVMGGDFVIGVIIYAILTIVNFKVITAGSGRIAEVAARFTLDAMPGKQMAIDADLSAGMIDETTARARRKELEDESAFFGSMDGASKFVKGDAVAGLMIMFINIIGGVTIAVLRHDMPVMQALDTFTKLTIGDGLVSQIPALVISISAGFLVSKAGMGGSTDKAVVGQLTGHSQALALSAGAIGVLALLPGMPILTLAPVIGLVGAAAWYMPRLRAKKEAEEAAAAEEAATGAGPGGMPGAGPAPDEPISTALAIDLIRLELGYGLLSLINQPQAGSHRLTDQIKGLRRQIAGEVGFVMPAVRIQDNLQLPPNTYIIRVKEIEAGRGDIRPNMLLVMDPRGDAMSLPGEQTVEPTFGLPAIWIEPGYREEALFKGYTVVDPSTVVTTHLTELIKDNMQELLSFTETQKLLDETDKEHQKLIADVVPNQITVGGLQRVLQNLLAERVSIRDLPTILEGVSEATSQTRSITQITEHVRSRLARQICDANTNEMGFIPLVTLSPEWEQAFAESLVGDGDDRQLTMAPSRLQQFITSVRQTFERHAMMGESPVLLTSPLIRPFVRSIVERFRPATVVMSQNEIHPKARIKTLGQI from the coding sequence ATGGCGCTGACGGAACAGAATGGCGGGGGCAGCGGCGGCGGGGGCGGCGGTACCGGCAACATGGCCGCCTTCGGCGAGATGTGGGCGGTCGCCAAATCGTCGCTGAAGCGCGGCGACGTGGCGATGGCCATCGGCATCCTGATCGTCGTGGTCGGGCTGATCATGCCGCTGCCCAGCGTCATGCTCGACATGATGCTGGGGCTGAACATCACCATCTCCATCCTGATCCTGATGGTGGTGCTGTTCATCGAGAAGCCGCTGGAGCTGTCCTCCTACCCGACGATCCTGCTGATCACCACGCTGCTGCGCCTGTCCCTGAACATGGCCTCCACGCGCCTGATCCTGACCCAGGGGCATGAGGGCACCGCGGCCGCCGGCCATGTCATCGAGGCCTTCGCCAATCTCGTGATGGGCGGCGATTTCGTCATCGGCGTGATCATCTACGCCATCCTGACCATCGTGAACTTCAAGGTCATCACCGCCGGTTCGGGCCGCATCGCCGAAGTGGCGGCGCGCTTCACCCTCGACGCCATGCCCGGCAAGCAGATGGCCATCGACGCCGACCTGTCGGCCGGCATGATCGACGAGACCACCGCGCGGGCACGGCGCAAGGAGCTGGAGGACGAAAGCGCCTTCTTCGGCTCGATGGACGGTGCGTCGAAGTTCGTGAAGGGCGACGCGGTCGCCGGCCTGATGATCATGTTCATCAACATCATCGGCGGCGTCACCATCGCGGTGCTGCGCCACGACATGCCGGTGATGCAGGCGCTGGACACCTTCACCAAGCTGACCATCGGCGACGGCCTCGTCTCGCAGATCCCGGCGCTGGTCATCTCGATCTCCGCCGGCTTCCTGGTGTCGAAGGCCGGCATGGGCGGCTCCACCGACAAGGCGGTTGTGGGGCAGCTGACCGGCCACAGCCAGGCGCTGGCCCTGTCGGCCGGCGCCATCGGCGTGCTGGCCCTGCTGCCGGGCATGCCGATCCTGACGCTGGCCCCGGTCATAGGGCTCGTGGGTGCCGCCGCCTGGTACATGCCGCGCCTGCGCGCGAAGAAGGAGGCGGAGGAGGCCGCCGCGGCGGAGGAGGCCGCGACCGGCGCAGGGCCGGGCGGCATGCCGGGAGCCGGACCGGCGCCGGACGAACCGATTTCCACCGCGCTCGCCATCGACCTCATCCGGCTGGAGCTGGGTTACGGCCTGCTGTCGCTGATCAACCAGCCGCAGGCGGGAAGCCACCGGCTGACCGACCAGATCAAGGGGCTGCGCCGGCAGATCGCCGGAGAGGTCGGCTTCGTCATGCCGGCGGTGCGCATTCAGGACAATCTGCAGCTTCCGCCCAACACCTACATCATCCGCGTGAAGGAGATCGAGGCCGGGCGCGGCGACATCCGGCCCAACATGCTGCTGGTCATGGACCCGCGCGGCGACGCCATGAGCCTGCCCGGCGAGCAGACGGTGGAGCCGACCTTCGGCCTGCCCGCCATCTGGATCGAGCCCGGCTATCGCGAGGAGGCGCTGTTCAAGGGCTACACCGTGGTCGACCCGTCGACCGTGGTGACCACCCATCTGACCGAGCTGATCAAGGACAACATGCAGGAGCTGCTGTCCTTCACCGAGACGCAGAAGCTGCTGGACGAGACCGACAAGGAACACCAGAAGCTGATCGCCGATGTGGTGCCGAATCAGATCACTGTGGGCGGATTGCAACGGGTGTTGCAGAATCTCCTTGCCGAACGCGTCTCGATCCGGGATCTTCCCACGATATTGGAAGGGGTATCCGAAGCGACCAGCCAGACCCGCAGCATCACCCAGATCACCGAGCATGTGCGCTCCCGCCTTGCCCGGCAGATCTGCGACGCGAACACGAACGAGATGGGCTTCATCCCGCTCGTCACCCTGTCGCCCGAATGGGAGCAGGCGTTCGCCGAGTCCCTGGTGGGCGACGGCGACGACCGGCAGCTGACGATGGCCCCGTCCCGCCTGCAGCAGTTCATCACCTCCGTCCGCCAAACCTTCGAGCGACATGCCATGATGGGCGAGAGCCCCGTTCTGTTGACCAGCCCGCTGATCCGGCCGTTCGTCCGCTCCATCGTGGAGCGGTTCCGGCCGGCGACCGTGGTCATGTCGCAGAACGAGATCCACCCGAAGGCCCGCATCAAGACCCTGGGGCAGATCTGA
- a CDS encoding MinD/ParA family protein, whose protein sequence is MTDPVFPAALKNVRPLRGANVIAVASGKGGVGKTWFSITLSHALTKAGMNTLLFDGDLGLANVDIQLGFSPKNDLGAVINGEVTLAKAAQRFPDTGFDIIAGRSGSGTLAQLPSQRLSGLRNDLLELARSYDRVVMDMGAGVDRTVRTLSGPAGTTLVVTTDEPTSLTDAYAFIKLTHATNPSADLRIVVNMAQSVKDGERTYGTILKACQNFLKYKPALAGIIRRDLKVRDAIRNQTPLLTRSPACDAARDVEAIVQRLLAGSK, encoded by the coding sequence ATGACCGATCCGGTGTTCCCGGCCGCCCTCAAGAACGTTCGCCCGCTGCGCGGCGCCAACGTCATCGCCGTGGCCAGCGGAAAGGGCGGCGTCGGCAAGACGTGGTTCTCCATCACGCTCAGCCACGCCCTGACCAAGGCGGGAATGAACACCCTGCTGTTCGACGGCGACCTCGGCCTCGCCAACGTCGACATCCAGCTGGGCTTTTCGCCCAAGAACGATCTGGGCGCCGTCATCAACGGCGAGGTGACGCTGGCCAAGGCGGCGCAGCGCTTCCCCGACACCGGATTCGACATCATCGCCGGTCGGTCGGGATCGGGCACGCTGGCGCAGCTGCCGAGCCAGCGCCTGTCGGGCCTGCGCAACGACCTGCTGGAGCTGGCCAGGAGCTATGACCGGGTGGTGATGGACATGGGCGCCGGCGTCGACCGCACGGTCCGCACCCTGTCGGGGCCGGCCGGCACCACGCTGGTGGTGACGACGGACGAGCCGACCTCGCTGACCGACGCCTATGCCTTCATCAAGCTGACCCATGCCACCAACCCGTCGGCCGACCTGCGGATCGTGGTGAACATGGCGCAGAGCGTGAAGGATGGCGAACGCACCTACGGCACCATCCTGAAGGCCTGCCAGAACTTCCTGAAATACAAGCCGGCGCTGGCGGGCATCATCCGCCGCGACCTGAAGGTGCGCGACGCCATCCGCAACCAGACCCCGCTGCTGACCCGCTCGCCCGCCTGCGACGCGGCGCGCGACGTCGAGGCGATCGTGCAGCGGCTGCTGGCCGGCTCCAAGTAA
- a CDS encoding K+/H+ antiporter subunit F, producing MIVTLLTGTILLSQILLVVAMAFAAFRVLRGPRAQDRVLGMDALYVTATMLLLTFGIRTGGILYFEAALIIALLGFVSTAALAKFLMRGEVIE from the coding sequence ATGATCGTGACTCTGCTGACCGGAACGATCCTCCTGTCCCAGATCCTGCTGGTGGTCGCCATGGCCTTCGCCGCCTTCCGGGTGCTGCGCGGACCGCGGGCGCAGGACCGCGTGCTGGGGATGGACGCCCTTTATGTCACGGCGACCATGCTGCTGCTGACCTTCGGCATCCGCACCGGCGGCATCCTGTATTTCGAGGCGGCGCTGATCATCGCCCTGCTGGGCTTCGTGTCGACGGCGGCGCTGGCGAAATTCCTGATGCGCGGGGAGGTGATCGAATGA
- a CDS encoding monovalent cation/H+ antiporter subunit A — translation MPDALLLLIAVGFPFAGALVAGLLPTHARNAAAWLAGGVALVGLAMVWSAYPTVSAGGVVRYSADWMPTLGLDVSLRMDGFAWLFAGLVFGVGTLVVVYARYYMAAEDPVPRFFAFLLAFMGSMTGVVLSGNLIQLAFFWELTSLFSFLLIGYWHHTAAARDGARMALTVTATGGLCLFAGVLILGHIVGSYELDAVLAAGDLIRAHPLYLPALVLILLGALTKSAQFPFHFWLPHAMAAPTPVSAYLHSATLVKAGVFLMARLWPVLAGTEAWFWIVGTAGLATLLLGAYIAIFQHDLKGLLAYSTISHLGLITLLLGLNSELAMVAAIFHVINHATFKASLFMAAGIIDHETGTRDIRRLSGLNRFMPFTARLALIAAGAMAGVPLLNGFLSKEMFFAEALSAKEPLPVFFDVLPVAAMVASAFSVAYSLRFIHGAFFGPDPVDLPKKPQEPPAWMRFPVEILVLACIVIGILPAATVGPFLDMAARAALGAATPEYSLAVWHGFNRPLLMSMIAFAAGLGLYRLLQGHLAKGIEGPPLIRALEGRRMFERTMVFLSWRLARTAEGVIGTRRLQPQLRLVVCAAVLAAGVAVWLRGLAPGNLQPAGIDPVLALIWALGAAFALGAAWQAKFHRLAALILLGGAGLVVCITFVWFSAPDLALTQLLVEVVTTILLLLGLRWLPKRLDIPGSRGAEAVTLGRRLRDLAIAIAAGAGMAGLSFGVMTRLPPELLAQHFLELAYSEGGGTNVVNVILVDFRGFDTMGEIVVLGAVALTAYALLRRFRPAADSVDVPEQQRDQSAYDISRPGRKEGDTVMEWLFIPSLIARLLFPLILMVALFLLLRGHDLPGGGFAAGLTVAIAMILQYMFGGIQWVETRLRVLPMRWMGAGLLLAAGTGLGAWIFGRPFLTSYFTYADLPVLGKIPVASALLFDIGVFALVVGATILILIALARQSVRGHRAAAPRPAEMPAIPDRVPSAVGDD, via the coding sequence ATGCCCGACGCTCTGCTGCTCCTGATCGCCGTTGGCTTCCCCTTCGCCGGTGCGCTCGTCGCCGGGCTGTTGCCCACGCATGCGCGCAACGCGGCGGCGTGGCTGGCCGGCGGCGTGGCGCTGGTCGGGCTGGCGATGGTGTGGTCCGCCTATCCGACCGTTTCGGCGGGCGGCGTGGTCCGTTATTCGGCGGACTGGATGCCGACGCTGGGGCTTGACGTCTCCCTGCGCATGGACGGCTTCGCCTGGCTGTTCGCCGGTCTGGTGTTCGGCGTCGGCACGCTGGTGGTGGTCTATGCCCGTTATTACATGGCGGCCGAGGACCCGGTGCCGCGCTTCTTCGCCTTCCTTCTCGCCTTCATGGGGTCGATGACGGGGGTGGTGCTGTCGGGCAACCTGATCCAGCTCGCCTTCTTCTGGGAGCTGACCAGCCTCTTCTCCTTCCTGCTGATCGGCTACTGGCACCACACCGCCGCCGCCCGCGACGGCGCGCGCATGGCGCTGACCGTCACCGCGACGGGCGGCCTCTGCCTGTTCGCGGGCGTGCTGATTCTCGGCCACATCGTCGGCAGCTACGAGCTGGACGCCGTGCTGGCGGCGGGCGACCTGATCCGGGCGCATCCGCTCTACCTGCCGGCGCTGGTGCTGATCCTGCTCGGCGCCCTGACCAAGAGCGCGCAGTTCCCCTTCCATTTCTGGCTGCCGCACGCCATGGCGGCGCCGACCCCGGTATCGGCCTATTTGCATTCGGCGACGCTGGTGAAGGCCGGCGTCTTCCTGATGGCGCGGCTGTGGCCGGTGCTGGCGGGGACGGAGGCGTGGTTCTGGATCGTCGGCACCGCTGGGCTCGCCACGCTGCTGCTCGGCGCCTACATCGCCATCTTCCAGCACGACCTGAAAGGGCTGCTCGCCTATTCGACCATCAGCCATCTCGGCCTGATCACCCTGCTGCTGGGGCTGAACAGCGAGCTGGCGATGGTGGCGGCGATCTTCCACGTCATCAACCACGCGACCTTCAAGGCGTCGCTGTTCATGGCCGCCGGCATCATCGACCACGAGACGGGGACGCGCGACATCCGCCGACTGTCCGGCCTGAACCGCTTCATGCCCTTCACCGCCCGCCTCGCCCTGATCGCCGCCGGGGCCATGGCGGGCGTGCCGCTGCTGAACGGCTTCCTGTCGAAGGAGATGTTCTTCGCCGAGGCGCTGTCGGCCAAGGAGCCGCTGCCGGTCTTCTTCGACGTGCTGCCGGTCGCCGCGATGGTGGCGAGCGCCTTCAGCGTCGCCTATTCGCTGCGGTTCATCCATGGCGCCTTCTTCGGGCCGGACCCGGTGGATTTGCCGAAGAAGCCGCAAGAGCCGCCGGCCTGGATGCGTTTCCCGGTCGAGATCCTGGTGCTGGCCTGCATCGTCATCGGCATTCTGCCGGCCGCCACCGTGGGCCCCTTCCTCGACATGGCCGCCCGCGCGGCGCTCGGCGCGGCGACGCCGGAATACAGCCTTGCGGTCTGGCACGGTTTCAACCGGCCGCTGCTGATGAGCATGATCGCCTTTGCCGCCGGGCTCGGGCTTTACCGTCTGCTGCAGGGCCATCTGGCCAAGGGTATCGAGGGTCCGCCGCTGATCCGGGCGCTGGAGGGACGGCGCATGTTCGAACGGACGATGGTCTTCCTGTCCTGGCGCCTCGCCCGCACGGCGGAAGGGGTGATCGGCACCCGCCGCCTTCAGCCGCAGCTGAGGCTGGTGGTGTGCGCGGCGGTGCTGGCCGCCGGCGTGGCGGTCTGGCTGCGCGGTCTGGCGCCGGGCAACCTGCAGCCGGCGGGCATCGACCCGGTGCTGGCGCTGATCTGGGCGCTGGGCGCCGCCTTCGCGCTCGGCGCCGCCTGGCAGGCGAAGTTCCACCGGCTGGCGGCGCTGATCCTGCTGGGCGGCGCCGGGCTGGTCGTCTGCATCACCTTCGTCTGGTTCTCCGCCCCCGATCTCGCGCTCACCCAGCTGCTGGTGGAGGTCGTCACCACCATCCTGCTGCTGCTGGGATTGCGCTGGCTGCCCAAGCGCCTGGACATTCCCGGCTCCCGCGGGGCGGAGGCGGTCACGCTTGGCCGCCGCCTGCGCGACCTTGCCATCGCCATCGCCGCCGGGGCTGGCATGGCCGGACTGTCCTTCGGCGTGATGACGCGCCTGCCGCCGGAACTGCTGGCCCAGCATTTCCTGGAGCTTGCCTACAGCGAGGGCGGCGGCACCAACGTCGTCAACGTCATCCTGGTCGATTTCCGCGGCTTCGACACCATGGGGGAAATCGTCGTCCTGGGCGCCGTGGCCTTGACCGCCTACGCGCTTCTGCGCCGCTTCCGTCCGGCGGCCGACAGCGTCGACGTTCCCGAGCAGCAGCGTGACCAGAGCGCCTACGACATCTCCCGGCCCGGCCGCAAGGAGGGCGACACGGTGATGGAGTGGCTGTTCATCCCGTCGCTGATCGCGCGGCTTCTGTTCCCGCTGATCCTGATGGTGGCGCTGTTCCTGCTTCTGCGCGGCCACGACCTGCCGGGCGGCGGCTTCGCGGCCGGGCTGACCGTGGCCATCGCCATGATCCTGCAATACATGTTCGGCGGCATCCAATGGGTGGAGACGCGGCTGCGCGTTTTGCCGATGCGCTGGATGGGGGCCGGGCTGCTGCTGGCCGCCGGGACCGGACTGGGCGCCTGGATCTTCGGCCGCCCCTTCCTGACCAGCTACTTCACCTACGCCGACCTGCCGGTGCTGGGGAAGATTCCGGTGGCGAGCGCGCTGCTGTTCGACATCGGCGTCTTCGCCCTGGTGGTCGGCGCCACGATCCTGATCCTGATCGCGCTGGCCCGCCAGTCCGTGCGCGGCCACCGCGCTGCGGCGCCGCGCCCGGCCGAGATGCCGGCCATTCCCGATCGCGTGCCGTCCGCCGTGGGAGACGACTGA
- a CDS encoding Na+/H+ antiporter subunit C has translation MELILSLGIGVLTGSGVWLLLRPRTFQVIVGLSLLSYAVNLFIFSTGGLRTGAEPILEGGRAGNLAMHADPVPQALVLTAIVIGFATTALFLVLLLAARGLTGTDHVDGKEKSR, from the coding sequence ATGGAACTGATCCTTTCGCTCGGCATCGGCGTGCTGACCGGCTCCGGCGTGTGGCTGCTGCTGCGGCCCCGCACCTTCCAGGTGATCGTCGGCCTGTCGCTGCTGTCCTATGCCGTCAATCTGTTCATCTTCTCCACCGGCGGCCTGCGCACCGGCGCCGAACCGATCCTGGAGGGCGGCCGGGCCGGCAACCTTGCCATGCATGCCGATCCGGTGCCGCAGGCGCTGGTGCTGACCGCCATCGTCATCGGCTTCGCCACCACCGCCCTGTTCCTCGTCCTGCTGCTCGCCGCCCGCGGCCTGACCGGGACCGACCATGTCGACGGAAAGGAGAAGAGCCGGTGA
- a CDS encoding monovalent cation/H+ antiporter subunit D, which produces MDHLTIAPIVLPMLAGAAMMLIDDRRRTLKAVIGMASALALLGLAVLALTVADSGAGGTRVYRLGDWPANFGIVLVLDRFAALMLVLTGILGVAALLFSLPRWQKAGAHFHSLFQFQLMGLNGAFLTGDLFNLFVFFEIMLAASYGLALHGSGLARVRAGLHYIAINLSASLLFLIGVSMIYGISGTLNMADLAGRVAGLAAEDRGLLEAGAAILGVAFLIKAGMWPLGFWLPNTYSTLGAASAAIVSILSKVGVYAVLRLWLLVFGDGAGASSGFGGTVLLVGGLLTIGFGSIAVLATQNMARLAGASVLVSSGTLLAAIGAGQLSVTGGALFYLSSSVLAVAGFFLVVELVERGRAVGADVLAVTREAYGEGDDEESDDGGAGVAIPATMAILGIGFMSSALLLAGLPPLSGFLAKFAILSPLLAAGPDVPATTWVLVAALVLSGLATVVAMTRAGIDAFWASPSEEAPRVRVAEIAPVLLLLALNVALTVQAGPAMRYMEDTARSLHEPGGYAGAVLSVTRAPGMGGKE; this is translated from the coding sequence ATGGATCACCTGACCATCGCGCCCATCGTCCTGCCCATGCTGGCCGGTGCGGCGATGATGCTGATCGACGACCGGCGGCGCACGCTGAAGGCCGTGATCGGCATGGCGTCGGCGCTGGCGCTGCTGGGGCTGGCCGTGCTGGCGCTGACGGTCGCGGATTCTGGTGCCGGAGGGACCAGGGTCTACCGGCTGGGCGACTGGCCGGCCAATTTCGGCATCGTGCTGGTTCTGGACCGTTTCGCCGCGCTGATGCTGGTGCTGACCGGCATCCTCGGCGTGGCCGCCCTGCTGTTCTCGCTGCCGCGCTGGCAGAAGGCGGGGGCACATTTCCATTCGCTGTTCCAGTTCCAGCTGATGGGGCTGAACGGCGCCTTCCTGACCGGCGACCTGTTCAACCTGTTCGTCTTCTTCGAGATCATGCTGGCCGCCTCCTACGGGCTTGCCCTGCACGGCTCGGGTCTTGCGCGGGTGCGGGCGGGGCTGCATTACATCGCCATCAACCTGTCGGCGTCGCTGCTGTTCCTGATCGGCGTCAGCATGATCTACGGCATTTCCGGCACCCTCAACATGGCCGATCTGGCCGGCCGCGTCGCCGGTCTGGCTGCGGAGGATCGCGGACTGCTGGAGGCCGGGGCGGCCATTCTGGGCGTCGCCTTCCTGATCAAGGCGGGGATGTGGCCGCTGGGCTTCTGGCTGCCCAACACCTATTCCACCCTGGGTGCGGCCTCTGCCGCCATCGTCTCCATCCTCAGCAAGGTCGGCGTCTATGCCGTGCTGCGGCTGTGGCTGCTGGTGTTCGGCGACGGGGCCGGCGCTTCCTCCGGATTCGGCGGCACCGTCCTGCTGGTCGGCGGGCTGCTGACCATCGGCTTCGGCTCCATCGCCGTGCTGGCCACTCAGAACATGGCGCGGCTGGCCGGGGCCAGCGTGCTGGTATCGTCCGGCACGCTGCTGGCGGCCATCGGCGCCGGGCAGCTGTCGGTCACCGGCGGCGCCCTGTTCTATCTCAGCAGTTCGGTTCTGGCGGTTGCCGGCTTCTTCCTGGTGGTGGAGCTGGTGGAACGCGGGCGTGCCGTCGGCGCCGACGTGCTCGCGGTGACACGCGAGGCGTACGGCGAGGGCGATGACGAGGAGTCCGACGATGGCGGCGCCGGCGTCGCCATCCCGGCGACGATGGCGATCCTCGGCATCGGCTTCATGTCCAGCGCGCTGCTGCTCGCCGGCCTGCCGCCGCTGTCGGGATTCCTCGCCAAGTTCGCCATCCTGTCGCCGCTGCTGGCCGCCGGTCCGGACGTGCCGGCCACCACCTGGGTGCTGGTGGCGGCGCTGGTCCTGTCCGGGCTGGCGACGGTTGTGGCGATGACCCGCGCCGGCATCGACGCCTTCTGGGCTTCCCCTTCCGAAGAGGCGCCGCGCGTGCGGGTGGCGGAGATCGCCCCGGTCCTGCTGCTGCTCGCCCTCAACGTGGCGCTGACGGTGCAGGCGGGTCCGGCGATGCGCTACATGGAGGACACCGCGCGGTCGCTGCATGAGCCGGGCGGCTATGCCGGTGCCGTGTTGTCCGTGACCCGCGCCCCTGGCATGGGAGGCAAGGAATGA
- a CDS encoding Na+/H+ antiporter subunit E, with protein MRVPVKRWLPYPMMAATLLGVWLLLNESVAPGTIILGGVLSLATVATLDTLDLPAGRFRRPRAALSLLVLVLADIVRSNIAVAKIILRPGRGQHVSGFLRIPLDLRAPYGLATLACIVTATPGTVWVAYDRSRNTLLLHILDLVDEQEWIDIIKGRYETRLMELFE; from the coding sequence ATGAGAGTGCCGGTCAAGAGATGGCTTCCCTACCCCATGATGGCGGCGACCCTGCTGGGGGTTTGGCTGCTGCTGAACGAAAGCGTGGCGCCGGGCACGATCATCCTGGGCGGCGTGCTGTCGCTGGCGACGGTGGCGACCCTGGACACGCTGGACCTGCCGGCCGGGAGGTTCCGCCGGCCGCGGGCGGCGCTGTCGCTGCTGGTGCTGGTGCTGGCGGACATCGTCCGCTCCAACATCGCCGTCGCGAAGATCATCCTGCGGCCGGGCCGCGGACAGCATGTGTCCGGCTTCCTGCGCATCCCGCTCGACCTCCGGGCGCCCTATGGGCTGGCGACGCTGGCCTGCATCGTCACCGCCACCCCCGGCACCGTGTGGGTTGCCTATGACCGGTCGCGGAACACCCTCCTGCTGCACATCCTCGACCTCGTTGACGAGCAGGAGTGGATCGACATCATCAAGGGGCGGTACGAGACGCGGCTGATGGAGCTGTTCGAATGA